In one Oryza glaberrima chromosome 2, OglaRS2, whole genome shotgun sequence genomic region, the following are encoded:
- the LOC127761848 gene encoding uncharacterized protein LOC127761848 isoform X2: MAMASGGTVCSMCGDVGFPDKLFRCARCRRRFQHSYCTNYYGDGAPVEAGAGVCDWCLSDAAVVAGKKGPSSEGNEEPFSREYRGRSKQAASTGGGEQEGGGGGGRRVSKAGAVRRYKLLKDVLC; the protein is encoded by the exons ATGGCCATGGCCAGTGGCGGCACCGTCTGCTCCATGTGCGGTGACGTGGGGTTCCCGGACAAGCTCTTCCGctgcgcccgctgccgccgccgcttccagcACTC CTACTGCACCAACTACTACGGCGACGGGGCACCGGTGGAGGCGGGCGCCGGCGTGTGCGACTGGTGCctcagcgacgccgccgtcgtcgccgggaaGAAGGGGCCATCGTCGGAAGGGAACGAGGAGCCGTTCTCCAGGGAGTACCGTGGCAGGAGCAAGCAGGCGGCGTCGACCGGCGGAGGCGAgcaggagggcggcggcggcggcggccggagggtcTCCAAGGCCGGCGCTGTCCGTAGGTACAAGCTTCTCAAGGACGTCTTGTGCTAA
- the LOC127761474 gene encoding protein NONRESPONDING TO OXYLIPINS 2, mitochondrial-like isoform X2, translating into MASTCFRAAARMASSACRSAASRSIPSAARRGAPRISRLPVELGCSAGLSLLPLHSAVAAARLTSRLSTASRSCCALSQDESDGT; encoded by the exons ATGGCCTCGACCTgcttccgcgccgccgcccgcatgGCCTCCTCCGCCTGCCGCTCGGCGGCCTCCCGCTCAATCccctccgccgcgcggcgcggcgcccctCGCATCTCCAG GCTGCCGGTGGAGCTCGGGTGCAGCGCGGGGTtgtcgctgctgccgctgcacagcgcggtggcggcggcgaggctgacgTCGCGGCTGAGCACGGCGTCGCGGAGCTGCTGCGCGCTCTCTCAGG ATGAAAGTGATGGTACGTGA
- the LOC127763353 gene encoding remorin 4.2-like produces the protein MAAAAAVPIPIPCVAEPTAASRVSPGSSPARSDASEGAAFYAADTEAEPEASVGRSTQMLLAMAAMGGRGGPYGRRPASSYGSCAAWSAGSLTDHRPASPSPICSPVSSNGGEGCRDGDDASSFVTPRLEEDQERLPNRGDFINPSTTPRHIRLQTPRQPSLLDRRFERTNPVPPRFIHKATPARLMRRARSSHNYRRRLGAMDAINEWRLPKVSEEEDEAVDQTDWQADTLSSHISSARDWNFEAGGAYEGSDHNGGAFNHSDGENSPVAVQRMGRWPQGSAVKHKENFVHAKLVAWKNAEIEKLIDKLRRKEADIDEWQMNQVTQAKEKMKRIEIKLEKKRARAAEKMQKAIKDAQKKADKKKIKEHAATDNQIASVERAMVKMSRTGKLPWSLAFL, from the exons atggcggccgccgccgcggtcccGATCCCGATCCCCTGCGTCGCGGAGCCCACCGCGGCGTCCCGCGTCTCGCCGGGCTCGTCCCCCGCCCGCTCCGACGCCTCCGAGGGCGCCGCGTTCTACGCCGCCGACACCGAGGCCGAGCCGGAGGCGTCCGTCGGGAGGAGCACGCAGATGCTGCTCGCGATGGCCGCCATGGGCGGCCGCGGGGGGCCCTACGGCCGCCGCCCGGCGTCTTCCTACGGCAGCTGCGCCGCGTGGAGCGCCGGGTCGCTCACCGACCACCGCCCCGCCTCGCCGTCCCCAATCTGCAGCCCCGTGAGCAGCAATGGAGGGGAGGGCTGCCGCGACGGTGATGACGCCTCCTCGTTCGTCACGCCACGGCTG GAAGAAGACCAAGAAAGGCTGCCAAACAGAGGAGATTTCATAAATCCGTCTACCACACCACGACACATCAGACTGCAAACGCCCAGACAACCTTCCCTGCTGGATAGGAGAT TTGAGAGAACTAATCCAGTGCCACCAAGATTCATCCACAAGGCCACGCCAGCTAGATTGATGCGCCGAGCTCGCTCCTCACATAATTACCGTAGGCGTTTGGGGGCAATGGATGCTATCAATGAATGGAGATTGCCCAAAGTCAGTGAAGAAGAGGATGAAGCAGTGGATCAAACGGATTGGCAGGCTGATACTCTGTCTTCTCATATATCCTCAG CTCGTGATTGGAACTTTGAGGCTGGTGGTGCCTATGAGGGAAGTGATCATAATGGCGGTGCGTTTAACCATTCAGATGGCGAAAATAGCCCAGTTGCAGTGCAAAGAATGGGGAGATGGCCCCAGGGTTCTGCGGTAAAACATAAGGAAAATTTTGTCCACGCCAAGTTGGTTGCCTGGAAGAATGCGGAGATTGAAAAGCTCATAGACAA GCTGAGAAGGAAAGAGGCCGACATCGATGAATGGCAGATGAATCAGGTTACACAGGCAAAGGAGAAGATGAAAAGAATTGAG ATcaagttggagaagaagagagcgAGAGCAGCAGAGAAGATGCAAAAGGCAATAAAAGATGCACAAAAGAAAGctgataagaagaaaatcaAGGAGCATGCAGCAACCGACAATCAGATAGCTAGTGTTGAGAGAGCAATGGTGAAGATGTCTAGGACAGGAAAGCTCCCCTGGTCACTGGCTTTTCTGTAA
- the LOC127761848 gene encoding uncharacterized protein LOC127761848 isoform X1 — translation MAMASGGTVCSMCGDVGFPDKLFRCARCRRRFQHSYIVIRTDGSWQRMHACSYCTNYYGDGAPVEAGAGVCDWCLSDAAVVAGKKGPSSEGNEEPFSREYRGRSKQAASTGGGEQEGGGGGGRRVSKAGAVRRYKLLKDVLC, via the exons ATGGCCATGGCCAGTGGCGGCACCGTCTGCTCCATGTGCGGTGACGTGGGGTTCCCGGACAAGCTCTTCCGctgcgcccgctgccgccgccgcttccagcACTC GTACATAGTGATCAGAACTGACGGGTCGTGGCAACGGATGCATGCGTGCAGCTACTGCACCAACTACTACGGCGACGGGGCACCGGTGGAGGCGGGCGCCGGCGTGTGCGACTGGTGCctcagcgacgccgccgtcgtcgccgggaaGAAGGGGCCATCGTCGGAAGGGAACGAGGAGCCGTTCTCCAGGGAGTACCGTGGCAGGAGCAAGCAGGCGGCGTCGACCGGCGGAGGCGAgcaggagggcggcggcggcggcggccggagggtcTCCAAGGCCGGCGCTGTCCGTAGGTACAAGCTTCTCAAGGACGTCTTGTGCTAA
- the LOC127761474 gene encoding protein NONRESPONDING TO OXYLIPINS 2, mitochondrial-like isoform X3 produces MASTCFRAAARMASSACRSAASRSIPSAARRGAPRISRLPVELGCSAGLSLLPLHSAVAAARLTSRLSTASRSCCALSQGT; encoded by the exons ATGGCCTCGACCTgcttccgcgccgccgcccgcatgGCCTCCTCCGCCTGCCGCTCGGCGGCCTCCCGCTCAATCccctccgccgcgcggcgcggcgcccctCGCATCTCCAG GCTGCCGGTGGAGCTCGGGTGCAGCGCGGGGTtgtcgctgctgccgctgcacagcgcggtggcggcggcgaggctgacgTCGCGGCTGAGCACGGCGTCGCGGAGCTGCTGCGCGCTCTCTCAGG GCACATGA
- the LOC127761474 gene encoding protein NONRESPONDING TO OXYLIPINS 2, mitochondrial-like isoform X1, producing MASTCFRAAARMASSACRSAASRSIPSAARRGAPRISRLPVELGCSAGLSLLPLHSAVAAARLTSRLSTASRSCCALSQEMGQSVPR from the exons ATGGCCTCGACCTgcttccgcgccgccgcccgcatgGCCTCCTCCGCCTGCCGCTCGGCGGCCTCCCGCTCAATCccctccgccgcgcggcgcggcgcccctCGCATCTCCAG GCTGCCGGTGGAGCTCGGGTGCAGCGCGGGGTtgtcgctgctgccgctgcacagcgcggtggcggcggcgaggctgacgTCGCGGCTGAGCACGGCGTCGCGGAGCTGCTGCGCGCTCTCTCAGG AGATGGGTCAGTCTGTCCCAAGGTGA